Part of the Paenibacillus aurantius genome, CCCTAAACGATCGCCGCCCCCGATAAGTTGCCTTTCTTCTATTCTTTTTCAATAGACGGGCCTTGGAGGCGGATCCCCTGCACCTGTTTACGAGAAAAAGAGAAGCAAGGACGGAGAAGGAAAGGATGAGAACCTAAAAAGGGCACTCCCTGCAAGGAAAAAAGGGAGCCTGGGAGGTCTCCGGGGGAGCGAGGTCCGAATTCGTAGGACAATAAAAAATAGGGCCTTTCGGCCCTATGTCGATATGTCTTGATGATGCCTTATCCGCCAGGAAATCGCAGCTTCATGCGGTCATGAACTAAACGACGGTCCGTTTGCAGGCAAACAGCCGAGGCCGGCCGCATCTGCTGGCAGGGCCGCGTTTACCCGCCCCTCTTGCCCTCCGCACGGAAAACCCAGAGCTTGCTGCCCGCAAAGTTCACGAGCGTCGTGAAGATGGTCACGATGACCTTCGCGGCGATCGGGTGAAGCCCTAGGCCGGATTTGAACGCGTACAGCAGAAGAAGGGAAAGCCCAAGGGTGACGGCGTTCAGCAGCAGGAAGCGGACCGCCTGGGCCCCTCTCGCCCCCTGCCGCTCCCGGAACGTCCAGCTGCGGTTGAGCAGGAAGCTGTTCACGATGCCCGCACCGTAGGACACGCACTGGGACGCCAAATAGGGAACGCCCAGCCCGACCAAGAGGGAGAAGACCACGAAATCGATGGCCGTATTCAACAGACCCACAAGGTTGAACTTGATGAACTGGCCGTAGCGGGCGAGCAGGGCTTTAGCGGACATATTGCTTCTCTCCCGGCTCGGCGGCTCCCTCCGCCTGGAAGCCCTTCGTCTCCTTCACGATGTACAGCGGACGCCCTTTGGACTCGTCGTAGATCCGGCCGATGTACTCTCCGATGATGCCGAGCAGGATGAGCATGATGCCGTTGAAGAACAGGTTGGTGGCGAGAAGCGAGGACCATCCCGGAACGACGTATGCCTCTGTGAAAAGCTTCTCGTACAATACAACCAGCAGGTAGAGGAAGCTCGCCGCCGACATGGCAAACCCAATGTAGGTGGCCAGCTTAAGCGGCTTGTACGAGAAGGAGGTGATGCCGTCGAGGGCGAACCGGATCATCTTCTTCAGCGGATACTTCGTCTCTCCCGCCCACCGCTCGTCCCTAACGTACTCCACCGAGGTCTGCTTGAAGCCGACCCAGGAGACGAGGCCGCGGACGAAGCGGTTTTTCTCCTTGAGGTTCCGGAGCACTTCGCACACCTTCCGGTCGATCAGACGGAAATCCCCCGTATCCACGGGGATCTCCACATTTGTCATGCTTCGCAGCAAACGGTAGAACATCAGAGCGGTCACTTTTTTGAACAGGGTTTCCCCCTTGCGCTTCAACCGCTTGCCGTACACGACGTCGTAGCCCTGCCGCCATTTGTCGATCATCGCCAGAATCACCTGGGGCGGATCCTGCAGATCGGCATCAATGACGACGACCGCGTCTCCGGACGCATAATCCATGCCGGCGCTGATCGCAATCTGATGCCCGAAATTGCGCGAGAAGTTGACGAGCCGCACGTTTCCGTCCCGCCGGCACAGGCCTTCCACGATCTCGACCGTCCGGTCCCGGCTCCCGTCGTTGACGAAGACGAGCTCGTACGTCTCCGGCTGGCTGTCCATCACTTCCTTCAGCCTCCGGTAGGTCTCCTCGATGACCGCTTCTTCGTTGTACATCGGAACTACTATGGAATACTTGCTGTGCTCGTGCATATTATCCTCCTTGATGAATCTAGTGCCAACCCTCACAGATAAGGCACCGGGGGCTTAGCTGTTGAAATACCAGGTCGGGAACCAGCGCAGGAACTGTTCTACATAAGACTTGCTGACCACCGCACCGGACAGAACCGGATAGAACATGATGAACAATAGGAGACACACGGCCGAATACGCATAAACGGCCTTGCGCCACGCGGGCCTGGCTTCCACGAGAAGCTTGCTCGCATAGACAATGCTCAAGATGAGAAACGGGACCATTGCAAAATAATGATAAATAAACGTGAGCCGCGTGACCAGCATCCACGGAACATACTGCGAGAAGAACGCCACGATGACCACGAGCATTCCCCGGTGCCTCTGCCTGCGGGCCAGCACCAGCGTGGCGAGAAACGCGAGCAGGCCTACCCACCAGACCGCCGGGTTCCCCATGGATACGATGCTCGACACCTGATCGGGCGGAAGCTGCGACTGGCCGGTGTAATACCAGATCGGCCTCACCAGGAACGGCCACTCGTACCAAGGGGAGCCGAACGAATGGGTGGCCTTCAGCTTGCTGTGGTAATTGTACATGTCCTTTTGGTATTGGACAAGCTGCTCGACCGTATGCTTCTCGCCGGGCACGCTCATGATCGGAACGAAGGACAGGCTGTAGATGACGGCCGGAATAACGACGAAGAAGAGCGTACACCAGGCGACCGTCTGGGCCGTGTATTTCACGAACACGCGTCGTACCTTAACCAGATAGGCGGTCAGCTCCGGACCAGGCTTGCCCTTCTCCAGTGCGAGCATCTGCCCCGCCGCGGCATACTGCCGGTACCTTTCGTACAGGGACAGGAAGAAGAGAAGCGCCAGCCCCGCCCCGCCGTACAGCACAATCCACTTGCTCGCCGCCCCGATTCCGAAGAAGAGCCCGGACAGGAACAGAGGAACGAGCGTTTTCTTGAGCGGAACCTGATAGAAGCTCAGGCTGTAGTAGCGGTACATGAAATAATACATCAGCATGATGAAAAAGACCCCGTACACATCGATGGTCGCGATGCGCGTCTGGGCAAAATGCATGAAATCCACCGCCATCAGGAAAGCGGCGAACAGCGCATACTCGGACTTTCCGAACAGCCTCAAGGCAAAAACGTAAAGAATCGGAATCATGCCGATGCCGAACAGCGTGCCGACGATTCTCCAGCCGAACGGAGTCATGCCGAACAGCTTGATCCCGATCAGGATCAGCTCTTTGCCGAGCGGCGGGTGCGTGTTCTCGTAAGGCTTCATGAGATGAAGATGCTCATAGGCGGTCCGGGCATGGTAAATCTCATCGAAATACGTGCCGTCCAGATAGGTCGGCTTGTATTTGGCCTTATCCTGCTCGTCGAACAGATTCGCCACCGTTCCCCTGACGGGGTCCGCCGCCTCCACCGCCGCTACCTTGAGCGGAAGAGGCTCCGCATTATCCTTCTCGAACAGCGCCATCTCGTCGAGGGTGAAGCCCGGCGAGTCCACGGTCACCTTCACATACCGGGCCTTCACGTTAACCGGCTGGACGTTCCACAGGAATACCTTCACGTAGGTGTTGTCCACGATAAGCGGGTTCGTCCAGGCGGTCGGCGTGTCGCCGAACTCCAGCTTGAACTTGCCCTCCCCGATCTCGCTGAACGTGTTGATCCGCTCGATCGTCCGGCTCTCCCCCAGATCCACATAGAAGCTGTCGCCGGTTCGCGCCGGCTGCCAGAACGTCTGCGGGGCGCTGAACGAGCCCAGGTTGTACAAGGCGATCACGGCATAGATGGCGGTGACGGCGCCCATGCCGATCCAATCGCGACGGGTGAATTTCCTCCCCTTGGCTGCCGATTCGGTGCTGTGCAGAAGGCCCGAAGCCTCCGCCTCCGCCGGAACGGCCGTGAGAGGAGTCACCGGCTCCACCGGCTGGATACGGCCCCGCACGAACAGATCGACTCCCACCTGGATAAGCCAGCCGAGCAGGACCAGATTGACGAGTGACGTGATGAGCATGATCCCGTCAAAGGCCGGGACATTCGTGATCCCCTTCAGGCTGAAGGCCAGCACATAACCGATGTTAATAAAAGCCGTCAGGCTGAAGCCGAGGAAGAGCCACAAGAGCCTGCGGTCCCGGGCGTAGACATAAGCTACCAGAACCAGCGCCACGGCGGGATATAGGTAACGCTCGTGCATTTTGGCCGCGAGGAGGAAGACCACCGCAATTAAGATAAGAGCCGTGTACAGCACCTTGGCCGGCGAATCCTCCTTCCGGCGGAAGAACAAGTATGCGGATAGGCCGACAGCCGCCACAATGAACAGGTTCCCCCAAACCGAATAAGGAAGGAACAGCAGCTTCTCGGTGGTAGGCTTCCAGTTGGCCCCCACAAGCGAATACAGGTTGAACGCGTTCAAGGTGGCATAAGGATAGGATTTCAGAGTCGTTTTATACAGGTCAACCACCCAAAGCAGACTTCCCTGGTTCAAGGAAAAAGGCACAAGGGGAATCACCAATCCGGCCAAGCCCCACAAGGCCCCTACGCCGAACCGCTTCCAGCTTCCGGCCCGGATGAACGCATACAGCAGGGCAGGAGTAAAGATAAGCGCCTGCGGCTTGATAAGCACGGTCAAGGCGAACAGAACACACGCCCATTCGATCCGGCCGCGCACCACCTGAAGCAGTGTGGCGAGGAGAAGAAGGGTAAAGAAGGAATCCACCTGCCCCCATGCCGCCGAATCGGCTATAACGGCCGGGTTGAACGCATACAGCAGGGACAAGCCGAGCGCCGCTCGGTCCCCGAATCTCGGCTGAGCCAGGCGGTATACTAGCCATGCCGCCGCCAAATCGGCTAGAATCGCGGGAAGCTTAAGCAGCACCAGGAAGGCCTTCGAGGAAGCCTCGAGGTGCATCCATCCGGCGAGCTTGCCGATGGCATAGAGCACATAAATGTAGCCGGGCGGGTAGTCCGCCCAGATGCCGTCGTAGAACCGCATCAGGCCGGCTTCCGCCGCGTGCTTCGCCCAGGCGGTGAACGTATTGACGTCCGTCGGGTGCCCGACGATGTGCTGGCCTATGTAGAGGCGGAGAAGAAGACCAAGCCCCAGCACACTTGCCATGGCCGCGGGACCGTACCGGGATTCCCCTCTTGCCTGCAGAGGGGAGCGGATCAGGCTCTG contains:
- a CDS encoding GtrA family protein gives rise to the protein MSAKALLARYGQFIKFNLVGLLNTAIDFVVFSLLVGLGVPYLASQCVSYGAGIVNSFLLNRSWTFRERQGARGAQAVRFLLLNAVTLGLSLLLLYAFKSGLGLHPIAAKVIVTIFTTLVNFAGSKLWVFRAEGKRGG
- a CDS encoding glycosyltransferase family 2 protein, with the translated sequence MHEHSKYSIVVPMYNEEAVIEETYRRLKEVMDSQPETYELVFVNDGSRDRTVEIVEGLCRRDGNVRLVNFSRNFGHQIAISAGMDYASGDAVVVIDADLQDPPQVILAMIDKWRQGYDVVYGKRLKRKGETLFKKVTALMFYRLLRSMTNVEIPVDTGDFRLIDRKVCEVLRNLKEKNRFVRGLVSWVGFKQTSVEYVRDERWAGETKYPLKKMIRFALDGITSFSYKPLKLATYIGFAMSAASFLYLLVVLYEKLFTEAYVVPGWSSLLATNLFFNGIMLILLGIIGEYIGRIYDESKGRPLYIVKETKGFQAEGAAEPGEKQYVR
- a CDS encoding glycosyltransferase family 39 protein — encoded protein: MVKKWTALLLVSLWLCLAGAVLPCAAAENLLQNRGFEENSGGQPGGWQQDVWTPGSEATQFSIETSQAHTGSGAVKIENKQPNDAKLVQTVAVKPNTTYRLSGFIRAEQADPSSKGANLSVMGPLETSADYKDTKGEWQYVELYGRTGPEQNELKVAVRLGGYGSLTKGTAYFDDIAFEEVSQVPAGVKAISFLPQQAAPAGDPATSGDPVSPMKVMLFTVLFGALFVVVYQSLIRSPLQARGESRYGPAAMASVLGLGLLLRLYIGQHIVGHPTDVNTFTAWAKHAAEAGLMRFYDGIWADYPPGYIYVLYAIGKLAGWMHLEASSKAFLVLLKLPAILADLAAAWLVYRLAQPRFGDRAALGLSLLYAFNPAVIADSAAWGQVDSFFTLLLLATLLQVVRGRIEWACVLFALTVLIKPQALIFTPALLYAFIRAGSWKRFGVGALWGLAGLVIPLVPFSLNQGSLLWVVDLYKTTLKSYPYATLNAFNLYSLVGANWKPTTEKLLFLPYSVWGNLFIVAAVGLSAYLFFRRKEDSPAKVLYTALILIAVVFLLAAKMHERYLYPAVALVLVAYVYARDRRLLWLFLGFSLTAFINIGYVLAFSLKGITNVPAFDGIMLITSLVNLVLLGWLIQVGVDLFVRGRIQPVEPVTPLTAVPAEAEASGLLHSTESAAKGRKFTRRDWIGMGAVTAIYAVIALYNLGSFSAPQTFWQPARTGDSFYVDLGESRTIERINTFSEIGEGKFKLEFGDTPTAWTNPLIVDNTYVKVFLWNVQPVNVKARYVKVTVDSPGFTLDEMALFEKDNAEPLPLKVAAVEAADPVRGTVANLFDEQDKAKYKPTYLDGTYFDEIYHARTAYEHLHLMKPYENTHPPLGKELILIGIKLFGMTPFGWRIVGTLFGIGMIPILYVFALRLFGKSEYALFAAFLMAVDFMHFAQTRIATIDVYGVFFIMLMYYFMYRYYSLSFYQVPLKKTLVPLFLSGLFFGIGAASKWIVLYGGAGLALLFFLSLYERYRQYAAAGQMLALEKGKPGPELTAYLVKVRRVFVKYTAQTVAWCTLFFVVIPAVIYSLSFVPIMSVPGEKHTVEQLVQYQKDMYNYHSKLKATHSFGSPWYEWPFLVRPIWYYTGQSQLPPDQVSSIVSMGNPAVWWVGLLAFLATLVLARRQRHRGMLVVIVAFFSQYVPWMLVTRLTFIYHYFAMVPFLILSIVYASKLLVEARPAWRKAVYAYSAVCLLLFIMFYPVLSGAVVSKSYVEQFLRWFPTWYFNS